The DNA region AGCTGACGGAGATAGATTCTTTCAACGTCACGCAGCAATTCTTGGCAGCACTGGTAGCGGTAAAAGTTACGCTGTCGCTTCAATTCTCGAAAGAGCGAATACGCTCAATCATCCTAACATAATTTTGCTCGATATGCACGGCGAGTATGCATCTCTAGCAAAGGGGCAAAATAATGGCTATGCAGATTACTTTAGAATTGCCGGGCCGGGAGACCTAGTCAAACCAAAGCCGGAAAGTCTTTTCCTACCATACTGGATTCTAAATAGGGAGGAAATGTTGTCAATGCTTCTAGATCGAAGTGATGACAACGCTCCTAATCAAGCGATGCGCTTTACCAATCATGTTTTGGACAAGAAACGGTCATTCCTTGAGTTGAATAAACTAAAAGAGGTAATGTCGTCATTCACCGTGGACTCGCCTATTCCTTATGATTTGAAGGCACTTATTGATGCACTTCGAGAGGATGATCAAGCAATGACCGTTGGGAGTTCTGGACGTGACAAGCAGGGGACTTGGCACGGCAAACTCACTAGGTTCATCAGTAGGCTGGACTCTAAGATAGCAGACCGCCGATACGGGTTTCTTTTTAGACCCCCTGTTGAAGCTGGGAATTATGAATGGCTTCAGCAGTTGGTAGTAAAATTCTTATCCACTAAACAGGCTGATACATCAGGCATCAAAGTCATTGATTTCTCCGAAGTTCCTGCGGACATACTTCCTACCGTTGTTAGCGTTTTTGCTCGCCTACTCTATGATGTCCAGTTTTGGATGCAGTCGAATTCTCGTACGCCAGTATGTCTTGTCTGCGACGAGGCTCATTTGTACTTGCCTGTAAGAGCGGATGCAGACGCGGCTACAAAACGTGCGCTGGATACCTTTGAGCGAATCGCAAAAGAAGGTCGAAAATATGGATTTGCACTACTTGTTGTAAGTCAACGACCATCCGATGTCAGCAAAACAATTCTTAGTCAGTGCAACAACTTCATCGCGTTGAGACTGACTAATGAACAGGATCAGGCCGCAGTTAAATCTGTAATGCCAGATAGTATGGCTGGGATTGCAGACGTATTGCCACTACTAGATATTGGTGAGGCGATTGTTCTCGGTGACTCCGTGCTACTTCCATCCCGAATAAAACTCGATATGCCTATTGCCAGGCCTTTGAGTTTGACTAAAAATTTCTGGCGTGAATGGTCGGTCAGGTCTTCTGATGCTAATGCTATTAAGGTAGCAGTTGAAAATCTACGACGTCAGACGAGGACTGCAGAAGAAGCTATATAAAAAAGCAGAACTCTCAAATAGTTATGTATCTATGATTACGCGAAAACCAAAACTCGAACTTACCTGGATCGGGAAGGAAACCCGGCCCCAACTGGAGCCGCGCATCTTGCTTGAAGATCCGGCGAAGTCGCATCATGCGGCGCATAGGGTTACGGATAACGATCTTTTTGATAACCGCCTTATCTTTGGGGACAATCTTCTCGCCCTTAAAGCGCTTGAACACGAGTTTGCGGGCAAGATTAAGTGTATTTTTATCGATCCACCCTACAACACTGGCAGTGCATTCACTCATTATGATGATGGAATCGAGCATTCGCTCTGGCTTACATTGATGCGTGATCGGCTAGAATTGTTGCGTTCTTTGCTCAGTAACGATGGTTCAATTTGGATCACACTTGACGATAATGAGGCTCATTATTGCAAAGTGTTGTGTGACGAAGTGTTTGGTCGTCAGAATTTTGTGGCTACAGTGATTTGGAGAAAAAACTATGCGCCGAAGTCGAGCGCAAGACATTTTTCGGTCGATCAGGATTATGTCCTTGTTTATGCCAAAAACGGGGAAATATGGAAGCCGAACCCTATGCCAAGGTCGGAAAAGCAAGATAAGGCCTACAAAAACCCCGATAACGACCCGCGAGGCCTTTGGCGTCCCAACAATCTGGCGGCGAGGAACTTTTATAGTAAAGGCACGTACACCATTAAATGCCCAAGTGGTAGAGTTATTCTGGGCCCACCGTCTGGATCTTATTGGAGAGTATCAGAAGAGAAATTTTGGGATATGAATAAGCAGGGACGAATTTGGTGGGGGAAAGAAGGTAACAATGTTCCTGCTCCAAAAATCTACCTGACAGAAGTCAAGCAAGGGGTTGTGCCGCAAACATACTGGGGATATGAAGAAGTAGGCCACACTCAGGACGCCAAAAAAGAAATCGTAACGCTTTTCGGAGGTGATGTGTTCAGCACACCCAAACCAGAGAAACTTATGCAAAGGATCGTTGGATTGGCTTCGAATCCTTGCGACATGATCCTCGATTCGTTCGCTGGCTCCGGTACGACCGGTGCGGTAGCCCACAAGATGGGACGGCGCTGGATCATGGTTGAATTAGGTGAGCATTGTCACACCCACATCATTCCCCGGCTCAAGAAGGTGATTGATGGTGAGGATCCCGGCGGCATCACGGAGGCGGTAGGGTGGAAAGGTGGCGGTGGATTCCGCTATTACCGGCTGGCGCCGTCGTTGCTGGAAAAGGACAAGTGGGGGCAGTGGGTCATTAGCAAGGAGTTCAATGCCGCCATGCTGGCCGAGGCCGCCTGTAAACTGGAAGGGTTCACCTATGCGCCCAGTGACACGGTCTATTGGCAGCATGGGCACTCCACGGAGCGGGATTTCATCTATGTCACCACTCAGCATCTGACTTCGGATCAGTTGTCTCAATTAAGTGACGAAGTGGGACCGGAGCGGTCCTTGCTTGTCCTTTGCGCCGCCTTCCGTATCCCCAAGGGCGGGACGGAGCATTATTCCAACCTGACGGTTAAAAAGATCCCCAAACAGGTCCTATCCCGCTGCGAATGGGGGCATGATGATTATAGCCTCAAGGTCGAGAACCTGCCTAAGGCGCCTAAGAAGCCAGGGCAGCAGGAGTTAGAGTTATGAGTAAAATGATGAAAAAGGGAGCCTCTCTTTATGAGCGTGTACGGCAGATTCTAGAGTCTGCCAAGGCAACTGCTGCCAGATCTGTCAATTCGACCCAGGTTCTGGCGAACTGGTTGATTGGGCGGGAAATTGTGGAGGAAGAGCAGAAGGGGAAAGTCCGCGCAGACTATGGAGATGCCTTACTCCAAGACTTGTCATCCCGTTTGACTCGGAATCGTGAAAGAGGTTGGTCTGTTCGACAACTTGAATATGCCCGTTCGTTTTATCTGATATATGGGGATTTGTTGGGTGGCCCAAATTCGAACGCAGTGCGTTCGATTTCTGGCGGTACTGAGAATTCGAACGCACTGCGTTCGAATTCAGCGCGGCAACTCAGTACGATTATTTACGCACCTCGTAAAGAATCTTGGAATCCCGGAAGACTGCATTCCACCCTGTCCTGGACTCATTATCGGACATTACTTCGTGTTGATAAGCCGGAGGCAAGGGCGTTCTACGAGATCGAGTCGATTGAGAACAATTGGTCAGCACGTGAACTTGAGCGGCAGATATGTAGTTTGCTCTACGAACGGTTGGCTTTGAGTCGTGATAAGAAGGGGTTGATGCGTTTGGCCACAAAAGGCCAGGAGATCCAAAAGCCGGGTGACATTTTCAAGGATCCGGTGGTGATCGAGTTTACCGGACTTCCGGAATCCCCAAAATTAGTTGAATCCGATCTGGAAACGGCACTGATCAACAATCTTCAGTCTTTTCTGCTCGAACTTGGCAAGGGCTTTGCCTTTGTGGCACGGCAGGAGCGGCTGACCTTGGACGGCGACCACTTCTACATCGATCTGGTCTTTTACCACACCATTCTGAAGTGCTACGTCATCATTGACCTCAAGACCGGCAAATTGACCCATCAGGACCTTGGTCAACTCCAGCTCTATGTGAACTATTACGACCGTGAAAAATGTACAGTGGGGGATAATCCGACACTGGGGCTGATCCTGTGCGCCGACAAGAATGACGCCGTAGTCCGTTACACCCTGGGTGATGACCAACAGAAGATTTTCGCCAGTAAATATAAACTCTATGTGCCGTCTGAAGCGGAACTTCGGGCGGAAATCAAACGTGAGGTCAAGATGTTACGATCTCCAACTGTTTCCAAAATGGAAAAGGTTCAGAAAGATTGCCTGAAAAAAGGGACTGAATCATGAAACCCCAAGTCACCCCGGGGTTATCAGGAAATGGCTCAATCGTTGGGGCGGGATCCAAACGGGCAGCAACTAAGTCGGTTTTGGATAAGGATTCAGTTGGTTCCATTTTGGAACATACTGAGCTTATTTGGGAGTTATTTCAGGTTACTGTTCCGACTGTAAATGAGCATCTAAAAGGGATTTATGATGATGGTGAACTTGATTCTTCGGCAACTATTCGGAAATTCCGAATAGTTCGAACGGTGCGTAGAGAATCATGTAATCACACGAGCCAGCATCCTGAAGCGGTGGAATTATAATGGCTGTAAAAGTTCATATAGCGCGTGAAACTCCCGCCTCGGCATCGAGCCTTGATCAGTCGCAAGTGGTTCTCTATCAGGATGCTGACGGCAAGGTGACTGTAATCTTTGATTCTGGTGAATTGGTCGAAAATTCAGTTATTTCCATTTTGGAAACAACTGCCGCTGACGGGAAGAATTGCCTGAAAGGAGGGGCTGAATCATGAGACCCCAAGTGAATGCCATTGCCGGCCGCCTAAGCCTTCGCCAACCCCAGCGCCGCTCTCTGGAAATCCTTGACCGCATTACCGAGATTATCCCGCCCAAAAAGGGGGGTGATGTCGCCGCGGCGTTGGAGGTTATAAAATCCGAGTTTCCGACCGTTACCGATTTCGAGCGCGATTTCCCATCCGTCTGTTTTGCGCTGGCCACGGGCGTGGGTAAGACGCGGCTGATGGGGGCCTTTATCAGTTATCTCCACCTGGCACATGGCATCAATAATTTCTTTGTCATGGCGCCCAATCTGACGATCTATAACAAGCTCATCACGGACTTTACCCCGAATACCTCGAAATATGTGTTCAAGGGGATTGCCGAATTCGCTACCGACGCCCCGGAGATCATTACGGGTGACAATTATGAGGCGAAGGCGGGAACACTCTTCGATCAGATGCTTCGCTGCAAGATCAACATCTTCAATATCTCCAAGATCAACTCGGAGGTGCGGGGCGGGAAATCGCCGCGTATCAAGCGGCTCTCGGAATATATCGGGGAGAGTTATTTCGAATATCTGGCCAGTCTTCCCGATCTGGTGCTCATCATGGATGAATCGCACCGCTACCGCGCCAGTGCCGGGGTGCGGGCGATTAATGACTTGAAGCCGGTCATTGGCTTGGAATTGACGGCGACCCCGTTTGTGGAAACGGCCAAAGGCGCCATCCCCTTCAAGAACGTCATTCTGGACTATCCCCTCGGGAAGGCGATGGCGGATGGCTTTGTCAAGGAACCCGCCGTGGTCACTCGCAAGAATTTCAATCCTGCCGGCATGACGCCGGAGGCGATCGAGCTAATGAAACTCCAGGATGGCGTGCGCTTGCATGAGCAGGTCAAGGTCGAACTGGAAACCTATGCCCGTGAAAGTGGCAAAGAAATCGTGAAGCCGTTCGTTCTGGTCATTGCCCGTGACACAACCCATGCCAAGCAACTGATCGACTTGATTCAATCGGAAAAGTTCTTTGAAGGCCGCTACAAAACCAAGGTCATTCAGGTTGATTCCAGTAAAACCGGTGCGGAAGAGGACGAGATGGTGGAACGGTTGCTGAGGGTGGAACATACCGATGAGCCGACCGAGATCGTGATTCACGTCAATATGCTCAAAGAGGGCTGGGACGTGACCAATCTCTACACCATTATCCCGCTGCGGGCCGCCAATGCCCGGATCCTGATTGAACAATCGATTGGACGTGGCTTGCGCCTGCCTTACGGACGGCGTACCGGGGTCAATACGGTGGATCGCTTGAACATTATTGCGCATGATAAGTTCCAGGAGATTGTGGATGAGGCCAAGAAGCCGGACTCGCCAGTGCGCATGCAGCAGGTAATTCTGGAGCCGGAGCAGTTGGGCGAGAAAACCGTGACCGTGGTCTCCCAGTCCCAATTGGCGAGCCAACTGGGGTTGCAACCTGAACAGACGACCACAAGCACGCTGGTGCCGAAGGCGGCCGAGCCGCCTGTTTTCAAGACACCGGAAGACCAGAAGGTGGCGCAACTGGCCTATCAGGCCATACGCAAACTGGA from bacterium includes:
- a CDS encoding ATP-binding protein translates to MATAIMSFELIAPIGRVMSVDTMRVFIHVDDHDLLKKVMVGNLIAIQGATGHQYLISIVERITRLPADIMEASEAADDDTAPSKEELQDTIRAVLVGTYRSKEGASGPSFKRGADSCPQIDQPCHLIQGTNLTAFMGVLAQDVAADKALRLGCFALDTTAVAIADGDRFFQRHAAILGSTGSGKSYAVASILERANTLNHPNIILLDMHGEYASLAKGQNNGYADYFRIAGPGDLVKPKPESLFLPYWILNREEMLSMLLDRSDDNAPNQAMRFTNHVLDKKRSFLELNKLKEVMSSFTVDSPIPYDLKALIDALREDDQAMTVGSSGRDKQGTWHGKLTRFISRLDSKIADRRYGFLFRPPVEAGNYEWLQQLVVKFLSTKQADTSGIKVIDFSEVPADILPTVVSVFARLLYDVQFWMQSNSRTPVCLVCDEAHLYLPVRADADAATKRALDTFERIAKEGRKYGFALLVVSQRPSDVSKTILSQCNNFIALRLTNEQDQAAVKSVMPDSMAGIADVLPLLDIGEAIVLGDSVLLPSRIKLDMPIARPLSLTKNFWREWSVRSSDANAIKVAVENLRRQTRTAEEAI
- a CDS encoding DEAD/DEAH box helicase family protein, giving the protein MRPQVNAIAGRLSLRQPQRRSLEILDRITEIIPPKKGGDVAAALEVIKSEFPTVTDFERDFPSVCFALATGVGKTRLMGAFISYLHLAHGINNFFVMAPNLTIYNKLITDFTPNTSKYVFKGIAEFATDAPEIITGDNYEAKAGTLFDQMLRCKINIFNISKINSEVRGGKSPRIKRLSEYIGESYFEYLASLPDLVLIMDESHRYRASAGVRAINDLKPVIGLELTATPFVETAKGAIPFKNVILDYPLGKAMADGFVKEPAVVTRKNFNPAGMTPEAIELMKLQDGVRLHEQVKVELETYARESGKEIVKPFVLVIARDTTHAKQLIDLIQSEKFFEGRYKTKVIQVDSSKTGAEEDEMVERLLRVEHTDEPTEIVIHVNMLKEGWDVTNLYTIIPLRAANARILIEQSIGRGLRLPYGRRTGVNTVDRLNIIAHDKFQEIVDEAKKPDSPVRMQQVILEPEQLGEKTVTVVSQSQLASQLGLQPEQTTTSTLVPKAAEPPVFKTPEDQKVAQLAYQAIRKLENQPQVLPGVSYLSKKEVQAAVVREVASLYRPTQLEIEGVTAKPDIAAIVAKTSELVIQQTIDIPRILVVPTGKVQSGFKPFTLKLDTLNYPPVSEELWAKHLRTDQVDVIATGKGGLDELRLEDYVVSGLVDFDDVSYDAHADLLYALAEQVVKHLIGYLKTEQETRKVLSCHQREIARYVHAQMQEHYWEKATGYEVKVSKGFSELKPSAYTASAADPVLDYRQPPIDKSNMSKYLFGGFARCLYPVQKFQADQERKLSIILEREASRWFKPAKGQFQIYYKSGADHCEYQPDFVAETESVIYMLEPKRRTEMTAPDVMAKMEAAVKWCKQASDHAQTYKGKPWKYALIPHDVIAENVTLEWLAKA
- a CDS encoding PDDEXK nuclease domain-containing protein, which gives rise to MSKMMKKGASLYERVRQILESAKATAARSVNSTQVLANWLIGREIVEEEQKGKVRADYGDALLQDLSSRLTRNRERGWSVRQLEYARSFYLIYGDLLGGPNSNAVRSISGGTENSNALRSNSARQLSTIIYAPRKESWNPGRLHSTLSWTHYRTLLRVDKPEARAFYEIESIENNWSARELERQICSLLYERLALSRDKKGLMRLATKGQEIQKPGDIFKDPVVIEFTGLPESPKLVESDLETALINNLQSFLLELGKGFAFVARQERLTLDGDHFYIDLVFYHTILKCYVIIDLKTGKLTHQDLGQLQLYVNYYDREKCTVGDNPTLGLILCADKNDAVVRYTLGDDQQKIFASKYKLYVPSEAELRAEIKREVKMLRSPTVSKMEKVQKDCLKKGTES
- a CDS encoding site-specific DNA-methyltransferase yields the protein MITRKPKLELTWIGKETRPQLEPRILLEDPAKSHHAAHRVTDNDLFDNRLIFGDNLLALKALEHEFAGKIKCIFIDPPYNTGSAFTHYDDGIEHSLWLTLMRDRLELLRSLLSNDGSIWITLDDNEAHYCKVLCDEVFGRQNFVATVIWRKNYAPKSSARHFSVDQDYVLVYAKNGEIWKPNPMPRSEKQDKAYKNPDNDPRGLWRPNNLAARNFYSKGTYTIKCPSGRVILGPPSGSYWRVSEEKFWDMNKQGRIWWGKEGNNVPAPKIYLTEVKQGVVPQTYWGYEEVGHTQDAKKEIVTLFGGDVFSTPKPEKLMQRIVGLASNPCDMILDSFAGSGTTGAVAHKMGRRWIMVELGEHCHTHIIPRLKKVIDGEDPGGITEAVGWKGGGGFRYYRLAPSLLEKDKWGQWVISKEFNAAMLAEAACKLEGFTYAPSDTVYWQHGHSTERDFIYVTTQHLTSDQLSQLSDEVGPERSLLVLCAAFRIPKGGTEHYSNLTVKKIPKQVLSRCEWGHDDYSLKVENLPKAPKKPGQQELEL